Proteins from a genomic interval of Zingiber officinale cultivar Zhangliang chromosome 1B, Zo_v1.1, whole genome shotgun sequence:
- the LOC121982378 gene encoding RING-H2 finger protein ATL2-like: MDTNIVGDQIPSPRGYALSGKVMLISTVVLFGAVLLLLALHLYLRSRFLLLRQRHRRIRRRLVLAHDGAGRAFPAAPSSRGLDPSVVKSLPLRISAGSEEEAEDCAVCLSNFEEGEKMRVLPRCAHRFHIDCIDMWFHSHSSCPLCRSTVEAHPVMPPALSPPEPDRPSSAGLCPGSWRGVGMGSPGSASREIRIDVPERGLEEDELGLGLKSPGSRMILLVKFLNRDSRFFRSGGTTEESSELENGEGPASHPPRPPPSSAQ, translated from the coding sequence ATGGATACCAACATCGTCGGTGACCAGATCCCGAGCCCCCGTGGATACGCCCTCAGCGGCAAGGTCATGCTCATCTCCACCGTCGTCCTCTTCGGGgccgtcctcctcctcctcgccctCCACCTCTACCTTCGCTCGCgcttcctcctcctccgccagcgTCACCGCCGCATCAGGCGACGCCTCGTCTTGGCCCACGACGGTGCCGGTAGAGCTTTTCCCGCCGCGCCCTCCTCCCGCGGACTCGATCCCTCCGTCGTCAAGTCCCTCCCCTTGCGCATCTCCGCCGGCAGCGAGGAGGAAGCAGAGGACTGCGCGGTATGCCTTAGCAACTTCGAGGAGGGCGAGAAGATGCGCGTTCTTCCGCGGTGTGCCCATCGCTTCCACATCGACTGCATCGACATGTGGTTCCATTCCCACTCCAGCTGCCCCCTCTGCCGCTCCACCGTGGAGGCGCATCCCGTGATGCCACCAGCGCTATCGCCTCCGGAGCCGGATCGGCCATCGTCGGCGGGTCTGTGCCCCGGGAGCTGGAGAGGGGTGGGTATGGGGTCGCCGGGATCTGCCTCGCGGGAGATCAGGATCGACGTGCCAGAGAGGGGATTGGAGGAGGAcgagctagggttagggttgaaGTCGCCGGGGAGCCGGATGATTTTGCTGGTGAAGTTTCTTAATAGGGATTCCAGGTTTTTCCGAAGCGGTGGCACGACGGAAGAATCGTCAGAACTAGAGAACGGAGAAGGGCCAGCGAGTCACCCACCGCGGCCGCCGCCTTCGTCGGCACAATAG
- the LOC122042806 gene encoding exopolygalacturonase-like: MACSTMTLKAFLFSFILMCLWKSSFEQEIFNPLAYEAEGDGVTDDSQALVDAWDSACEHHAPAIFLIPENTTFLSGPASFEGPCRVTPTVQIRGTLKAIDSLSAFHDPGWIEFKHLDDLHIDGGGTFDGQGSRSWSHACSYCKKLPMSLRLLKVSNTTVSNLTFVDSKGFHISVQMSSSINVNRLNITAPGNSPNTDGIHISESNDVKISDLHISTGDDCISIGQGATDVHIENIICGPGHGISIGSLGKYENESDVSGVHVRNCSISDTTNGVRIKTWPGSPPSQAFNFTFQDIVMDNVSNPIIIDQQYCPDAKCVAPPSQVKISNVTYNRIRGTSNEQVAVSLLCSQSVPCENVILQDINLTMASNITSNATLSTCSNVVNGSAVGTQTPDPCLTKV, translated from the exons ATGGCTTGTAGTACAATGACGTTAAAAGCATTCCTTTTTTCTTTCATTCTCATGTGCTTGTGGAAATCCAGCTTTGAGCAAGAAATCTTTAACCCATTGGCTTACGAGGCGGAAGGAGACGGTGTGACGGACGATAgtcag GCGTTAGTAGACGCATGGGACTCAGCGTGCGAGCACCATGCGCCGGCGATCTTCCTCATCCCGGAGAACACCACCTTCTTGTCCGGTCCGGCGAGCTTCGAAGGCCCCTGCCGCGTCACTCCGACGGTCCAAATCCGCGGCACGTTGAAGGCCATCGATTCCCTCAGCGCCTTCCACGACCCCGGCTGGATTGAGTTCAAGCACCTCGACGACCTCCACATTGACGGCGGCGGCACCTTCGACGGCCAGGGTTCCCGCTCTTGGTCCCACGCCTGCTCGTACTGCAAAAAACTCCCCATG TCACTGAGGCTTCTGAAGGTGAGCAATACGACGGTGAGCAACTTGACGTTCGTCGACAGCAAAGGGTTCCATATCAGCGTCCAGATGAGCTCCTCCATCAACGTAAACCGCCTCAACATAACCGCCCCCGGCAACAGCCCCAACACCGACGGCATCCACATAAGCGAGTCCAACGACGTCAAGATCTCCGACCTCCACATCAGCACCGGCGACGACTGCATATCGATCGGTCAAGGCGCCACCGACGTCCACATAGAGAATATCATCTGTGGCCCCGGCCATGGAATTAG TATCGGAAGTCTTGGGAAGTACGAAAACGAATCGGATGTTTCCGGTGTGCAcgtgcgcaattgctccatttccGACACGACAAACGGCGTCAGGATCAAGACTTGGCCGGGCTCCCCTCCCAGCCAAGCATTCAACTTCACGTTCCAGGACATCGTCATGGACAACGTCTCCAACCCCATCATCATCGACCAACAATACTGTCCGGATGCCAAATGCGTTGCTCCT CCATCTCAAGTGAAGATCAGCAACGTGACGTACAACAGAATAAGGGGGACTTCGAACGAGCAGGTGGCAGTGTCGCTACTTTGCAGCCAAAGCGTGCCTTGTGAGAACGTGATTCTGCAGGACATCAACCTGACCATGGCAAGCAATATCACGTCCAATGCCACCTTGTCAACTTGCTCCAATGTTGTTAATGGTTCTGCAGTAGGAACTCAGACTCCTGATCCCTGTCTTACAAAGGTCTAG